The proteins below come from a single Desulfitobacterium metallireducens DSM 15288 genomic window:
- a CDS encoding IS110 family transposase — protein sequence MIDVPVLSIDISKSKSVAALFKGYQESVSKPFPFLHSPSDMSRLTDKLIKLESETGKRPHVVMEATGNYSKPITAYFQDAGYKVIVLNPLQTHAEKKKSVRKVKTDPIDANRIAQVYYLNEFIEAKPVEDHILELQNLCRQYDSFNTLYTETQLKFRSVLDLVFPKFESVFAHLCSPTALRVLSTFPSPKAILSAEREQIIECLKPAKKSRDWNELKTDELILAAKESLPFNRAQQSNIRVLRMYIELLLSQQNILTDIRAQMVFWANFSSDYPLLRSIPGVGEATATTILAEIGDIKRFPSAKQLVAFSGIDPSVFESGKFKSSNNKISKRGSPYLRKAIYQATVAGISNRASGPLNPILRDFYLRKINEGKPVKVAIIATANKMLRMIYGILSSQQPFSISN from the coding sequence ATGATTGATGTTCCTGTGTTAAGTATTGATATTTCTAAGTCTAAGAGTGTAGCTGCTTTGTTTAAAGGATATCAAGAGTCTGTTTCCAAACCTTTTCCTTTCTTGCATTCTCCGAGTGATATGTCCAGGTTAACAGATAAGCTTATTAAACTTGAAAGTGAAACTGGTAAACGCCCTCATGTAGTTATGGAAGCAACGGGTAACTATTCCAAGCCTATTACCGCTTACTTTCAAGATGCGGGTTATAAAGTGATCGTTCTTAATCCTCTCCAAACTCATGCTGAAAAAAAGAAATCCGTCCGCAAGGTTAAGACTGACCCCATTGATGCGAATCGGATTGCTCAGGTTTATTATTTGAATGAATTTATTGAAGCCAAACCTGTTGAGGATCACATCTTGGAATTGCAGAACCTCTGTCGGCAATATGATAGCTTTAATACACTTTATACTGAAACCCAACTTAAGTTTCGCTCCGTTTTAGATCTTGTTTTTCCTAAGTTTGAATCCGTATTTGCTCACTTATGTAGTCCTACTGCTTTACGAGTTCTTTCTACCTTTCCATCGCCAAAAGCAATTTTATCCGCAGAACGGGAGCAAATTATCGAGTGTCTTAAGCCTGCAAAGAAATCAAGAGACTGGAACGAATTAAAGACCGATGAACTCATATTGGCTGCTAAGGAAAGTTTGCCTTTTAACCGGGCCCAACAGTCAAATATACGGGTTTTAAGGATGTACATTGAACTCCTCCTATCCCAACAAAACATTCTGACTGACATACGGGCTCAAATGGTTTTTTGGGCAAACTTCTCCTCTGATTATCCTCTTCTCCGTTCTATCCCTGGCGTAGGAGAGGCTACAGCCACCACCATTCTTGCTGAAATTGGTGATATTAAAAGATTCCCCAGTGCAAAACAGTTGGTCGCCTTTTCAGGCATTGATCCATCTGTATTTGAATCGGGAAAGTTTAAATCGAGTAATAACAAGATCTCTAAGAGAGGGTCACCCTATCTTAGAAAAGCAATTTATCAAGCCACTGTAGCGGGGATTAGTAACAGGGCTAGCGGTCCCTTAAATCCAATTCTTAGAGACTTTTACCTTCGGAAAATTAATGAAGGTAAACCGGTTAAGGTAGCTATTATTGCCACGGCTAACAAAATGCTCAGGATGAT